GCCCTGCAACCGCAATCGGCGATTTCACATTTGAATCTCGGAATAGCGCTGGCGGACCAGTACGATCATCCCGGGGCCTTTCAGCAGTTCACGGACGCAGTACGCCTTACCCCTAACTCTCCTGTTGCCCACTATAATCTCGGCCGGATCTATTACGATATGGAACAAAGGGATAAGGCTCGGGATGAGTTAGAGACCGCCTGCCGGCTCCAGCCGAACTACCCTCCGGCGCTTTATCTGCTGGCGTTGCTTGAAAGGCAGGCAGGCCGTATCGAGCGTTCAGCCGAGCTTGCACAGCAACTGGTCAAGCTTGAGCCGGACAACTCTGACGCGCAATACCTGCTTGGCCAGAACCTGCTGCGCCTGGGGAAAACCAACCTGGCGATTGAGCATTGGGAAGCGGCAGTCAATGCGAATCCGGAAAACGCCTCGGCGCTTTACAACCTCGCGCAGCAACTTCGGAAAACCGGCCGACCGGAAGCAAAGGCTTATCTCGACCGTGTAGCCGAGTTCCAAAAGGAGCGCCAGCTCACGGACCGCGTGCGCCAGCTTGGCAATTTTGCCCTTGACGCTGCCCGAGCCCGGAATTGGCCCCTCGCCATTGAACAAAGCCGCCAGGCATTACAGATTTGCGGAGATTGCGCCCAGAGTGCCCAGCTGCATCAGAATCTGGGGCTGATTTATTGCCGCAAGGGCGACCTTGCAGATGGCAAACGCGAACTCGAGCTGGCCTTGAAGATTAGGCCGGGTAATTCCGCTGCGGAAAAAGCGTTGGGGATCATTTCTGCGCTTCCCGCAAACTATTCAATCAGTAAAAGCCCCAACTGATTTGTGACGCTGGCGCGCGCTGAAGACAGGATGTAAGCCGAAGCTCTTCATGCGAAAAGGGAGCCTGGATATTGCTCCAGAATGATGCGACTACGCGATCGTCTAGTGTCAGTTGGGGTTGGCCTTTGGGCTGAGGCAGGCAGAGATTTCACATTTCGCCCCAACTGGAACTGCATCAGGAGTGGCAGCGTGGGGCGGCTGGCTGTGCAGGGTCGCTTCTACAATCGCCGCTCGCTTGGCGTCGCTGACGGGCGGGATGCGACCCGGACGAGGCGCGCCCTTCTCCAGGCCGGCCGTGCGCAGTGCCAGAAACTGTTCCCGCCGCAACTGCACGGTCGGCCGCGAAGCCCCCATGCGCTGGGCGATCTGTTGGCTCTTCATCCCCGCAGCCGCCAAGAGAATGATTTTCGCCCGTTGGATGACCCGCAGCGGCCGGCTTCGCGCGCTGACCCAGGCCTGCAAAGTGGCGCGCTCCTGATCGGCAAGGAGAATGGGGACAGCTCTTCGACTCATGCCAGGCGTGATAACCGAAGACAGCTACTAAGTACACATATGTATGATGCACTACACTAGCCCATGCCCTTCAACGAGGGCGGGTAAACGAATCGAGCGGGGGAAGTCTATCCCCGCTATGAAAGTGGTTTTCGAAGTATTCCAACTGCTTCTTTACAGTCCACCAGTACTCCAACTCTCCATCGAATCTTGCCATGACTCGCCGGAGTCGGTACGGCGTATACTCTTCGAGCCATGCAGCCCGATAAGGCTTTTCCAGATTACCGATAATATCCAGCAGGTCCGCGATCCGGCTATGGTCGTGACTATAGATTTCTCCACCGTAAAACGAAAGAAGGTTGGGATTCGGCGATTTACCGAGATCCTGCCAGAATCCATTGATCTGGTCTGCATAGAGATATTTCATAGTTGCGTAGTCGGCCAATCGAGCTTCGAGAAGGAGTTCCGGAAGTCCCAGGTGGTTACTATGTTTCAGGAGGGCTTGCATCAACTGAACCTGGGCGTCTTCCGCAGCCTGTCGTGCGGCATGAATATCTTCCAAGTGAGCGTGTATCCGCGAGAGCCTGTGGGGCTCAAATGGATCGTCCCAGAGTTGAGGGCCAGTCTCCTCACCAACGGCGGCCGCCAATCGGGCTTCTGCTTCAGAAAGGTCCCGCAATCCTGCAGACACCTCCGCTTCCATGGCAACAGGAAATACAAGTTCCGCATAATCTGAAAAGAACTGTGAGCGATCTACTGGT
The DNA window shown above is from Acidobacteriota bacterium and carries:
- a CDS encoding helix-turn-helix domain-containing protein, translating into MSRRAVPILLADQERATLQAWVSARSRPLRVIQRAKIILLAAAGMKSQQIAQRMGASRPTVQLRREQFLALRTAGLEKGAPRPGRIPPVSDAKRAAIVEATLHSQPPHAATPDAVPVGAKCEISACLSPKANPN